From the Arthrobacter sp. PM3 genome, one window contains:
- a CDS encoding molybdopterin-dependent oxidoreductase translates to MAVENNSAIEITGAIEINGVPALAGPRPGQCLRTFLREQGNFGVKKGCDGGDCGACTVHVDGVPVHSCIYPAVRAEGRAVTTVEGLAGPEAGSGLHPVQQQFLERQGFQCGFCTAGMVMTAATFDDEQKANLPRNLKGNLCRCTGYRAIADAVCGEAGHSESSHPDPAALGSGAGGDAQAGPRPKPQPGQLGDDVPAPASLAVVTGKARYTLDVPPEELPGLLHIKLLRSPHAHARILAIDTSAALAVPGVVAVFTHEDAPAQLFSTAQHELYTDDPDDTRVLDDVVRFVGQRIAAVAAETVAAAEAGVRALTVEYEVLDAVFTAQDALRPGAPLVHGDKDAATARIGRPERNVVAELHSELGDVAAAFASAAFIHEQTYRTQRVQHTALETHAAIGSIDDDGRLQIRTSSQVPFLVRRTLGRVFGLPEDAIRVVAGRVGGGFGGKQEVLTEDIVALAALKLRRPVQLEFTRTEQLTASTTRHPFTIHLKAAASAEGKLTALQLDVLTNAGAYGNHSVGVMFHGCGESLAVYNCANKKVDAHAVYTNTVPSGAFRGYGLSQTVFAIESAIDELAAGIGMDPMEFRRRNMVREGDDMLSTHPDPEEDVLYGSYGLDQCTRLVQDALDRGRERYRTAGLEDLGPGWVTGEGAALSMIDTVPPRGHFAHSRLRLLPDGTYAADVGTAEFGNGTTTVHAQLAATALATTAARILVRQSDTDLVDHDSGAFGSAGIVVAGKATLAAAEDLAVRLRAFAAGLRQVPAAGCVLDGDAVVCEGTRVPLTELHDAAAAAGVELAAEGHWGGTPRSVAFNVQGFRVAVNTGTGELRILQSVQAADAGVVVNPRQCRGQIEGGIAQALGAALYEEVRVDDAGRVTTDILRQYHIPTFADVPRSEVYFADTSDKLGPLGAKSMSESPFNPVAPALANAIRNATGVRFAELPISRDKIYLGLKEAGRVPSL, encoded by the coding sequence ATGGCCGTCGAGAACAACAGCGCAATCGAAATCACTGGCGCAATCGAGATCAACGGCGTCCCGGCGCTGGCCGGCCCCCGGCCCGGGCAGTGCCTGCGGACCTTCCTGCGGGAGCAGGGGAACTTCGGCGTGAAGAAGGGGTGCGACGGCGGTGACTGCGGGGCCTGCACCGTCCACGTGGACGGCGTCCCCGTGCACAGCTGCATCTACCCCGCGGTCCGGGCCGAAGGCCGGGCCGTGACCACGGTGGAAGGCCTCGCCGGTCCTGAAGCCGGCTCCGGCCTGCATCCGGTGCAGCAGCAGTTCCTGGAACGCCAGGGCTTCCAGTGCGGATTCTGCACGGCGGGCATGGTGATGACGGCAGCCACCTTCGACGACGAACAGAAAGCGAACCTGCCCCGGAACCTCAAGGGGAACCTGTGCCGCTGCACCGGCTACCGGGCCATCGCTGACGCCGTCTGCGGCGAGGCCGGGCACAGCGAATCCAGCCACCCGGACCCGGCAGCGCTCGGGTCCGGGGCCGGCGGTGACGCCCAGGCTGGCCCCCGGCCAAAGCCACAGCCCGGCCAGCTCGGCGACGACGTCCCCGCGCCGGCAAGCCTCGCCGTCGTCACCGGCAAAGCCCGGTACACACTGGACGTTCCCCCGGAGGAGCTCCCCGGGCTGCTGCACATCAAGCTCCTGCGCTCGCCGCACGCCCACGCCCGGATCCTTGCCATCGACACCTCGGCGGCGCTGGCCGTTCCCGGCGTCGTCGCGGTGTTCACCCACGAGGACGCGCCCGCGCAGCTGTTCTCCACCGCCCAGCACGAGCTCTACACCGACGACCCGGACGACACCCGGGTGCTCGATGACGTGGTCCGGTTCGTCGGGCAGCGGATCGCCGCCGTCGCCGCGGAGACCGTGGCCGCAGCGGAAGCCGGTGTCCGGGCGCTGACGGTGGAGTACGAGGTCCTGGACGCGGTGTTCACCGCGCAGGACGCGCTGCGCCCCGGCGCCCCGCTGGTCCACGGCGACAAGGACGCCGCCACCGCCCGCATCGGCAGGCCGGAGCGGAACGTGGTGGCCGAGCTCCACTCCGAACTGGGCGACGTCGCGGCGGCCTTTGCCTCGGCGGCCTTCATCCACGAACAGACGTACCGCACCCAGCGGGTGCAGCACACCGCGCTGGAGACCCACGCCGCCATCGGCTCCATTGACGACGACGGCCGGCTGCAGATCCGCACCTCCAGCCAGGTGCCCTTCCTGGTCCGGCGCACCCTGGGCCGGGTTTTTGGCCTGCCGGAAGATGCGATCCGGGTGGTCGCGGGACGGGTGGGCGGCGGCTTCGGCGGCAAGCAGGAAGTCCTCACCGAAGACATCGTGGCGCTCGCCGCGCTGAAACTGCGGCGGCCCGTGCAGCTCGAATTCACCCGCACCGAGCAGCTCACTGCGTCCACCACCCGGCACCCGTTCACCATCCACCTCAAGGCCGCCGCCAGCGCCGAGGGCAAACTGACGGCGCTGCAGCTGGACGTGCTGACCAATGCCGGCGCCTACGGCAACCATTCCGTGGGCGTGATGTTCCACGGCTGCGGCGAATCCCTGGCCGTGTACAACTGCGCCAACAAGAAAGTGGACGCCCACGCCGTGTACACCAACACTGTGCCGTCCGGGGCATTCCGTGGCTACGGGCTGAGCCAGACGGTGTTCGCGATCGAATCCGCGATCGACGAGCTCGCAGCCGGGATCGGCATGGACCCGATGGAGTTCCGCCGCCGCAACATGGTCCGCGAGGGCGACGACATGCTCTCCACGCACCCGGACCCGGAAGAGGACGTGCTCTACGGCAGCTACGGACTGGACCAGTGCACGCGGCTGGTGCAGGATGCCCTGGACCGCGGCCGGGAACGCTACCGGACCGCCGGGCTCGAGGACCTCGGCCCGGGCTGGGTCACCGGGGAGGGCGCGGCGCTGTCCATGATCGACACCGTCCCGCCGCGCGGCCACTTCGCCCACTCCAGGCTCCGGCTCCTGCCGGACGGGACATACGCCGCCGACGTCGGGACCGCCGAGTTCGGCAACGGCACCACCACCGTGCACGCCCAGCTCGCCGCGACCGCGCTGGCCACGACTGCCGCCCGGATCCTCGTCCGGCAGTCCGACACCGACCTCGTGGACCACGACTCCGGCGCCTTCGGCTCGGCCGGGATCGTGGTGGCGGGCAAGGCCACGCTCGCCGCGGCCGAGGACCTCGCCGTCCGCCTCCGCGCCTTCGCCGCCGGCCTCCGGCAGGTCCCGGCCGCCGGCTGTGTGCTGGACGGCGACGCCGTGGTGTGTGAGGGAACCCGGGTGCCGCTGACGGAACTGCACGACGCCGCCGCAGCCGCCGGCGTCGAACTCGCCGCCGAGGGGCATTGGGGCGGGACGCCGCGCTCCGTTGCCTTCAACGTCCAGGGCTTCCGGGTGGCCGTGAACACCGGGACAGGGGAGCTGCGGATCCTGCAGAGCGTGCAGGCCGCCGACGCCGGCGTGGTGGTGAACCCGCGGCAGTGCCGCGGGCAGATCGAAGGCGGCATCGCCCAGGCCCTCGGCGCCGCGCTGTACGAGGAAGTCAGGGTGGACGACGCCGGCCGCGTCACCACGGACATCCTGCGGCAGTACCACATCCCCACCTTCGCCGACGTGCCGCGCAGCGAGGTGTACTTCGCCGATACCAGCGACAAACTCGGACCGCTCGGGGCCAAGTCCATGAGCGAAAGCCCGTTCAACCCGGTGGCACCGGCCCTGGCGAACGCCATCCGCAACGCCACCGGGGTCCGGTTCGCCGAACTGCCGATCTCCCGCGACAAGATCTACCTGGGCCTGAAGGAAGCCGGCCGGGTCCCCTCGCTGTAG
- a CDS encoding nucleoside deaminase — MSTTVTAQEFLARSIELATANVLNSGGPFGAVIVTADGQAFDGVNRVTATNDPTAHAEVMAIRRACSELGTFDLTGAILYTSCEPCPMCLASALWARVGRVVFAADRHDAASVGFDDAVFYEYFENRQRQALMPVAKLELENPQAPAILEPFNTWNTLASRIDY, encoded by the coding sequence ATGAGCACCACCGTCACGGCCCAGGAGTTTTTGGCCAGATCCATTGAGTTAGCCACTGCCAACGTCCTCAACAGCGGGGGCCCGTTCGGTGCCGTCATCGTTACCGCCGACGGACAGGCGTTCGACGGCGTCAACCGCGTCACCGCCACCAACGACCCCACCGCCCACGCGGAGGTGATGGCCATCCGCCGGGCGTGCAGCGAACTGGGCACCTTCGACCTCACCGGGGCCATTCTCTACACCAGCTGCGAGCCGTGCCCCATGTGCCTGGCCTCGGCACTGTGGGCACGCGTGGGGCGCGTGGTGTTCGCCGCCGACCGGCACGACGCCGCATCCGTCGGCTTCGACGACGCCGTGTTCTACGAATACTTCGAAAACCGCCAGCGCCAAGCGCTTATGCCGGTCGCCAAACTTGAACTGGAGAACCCCCAGGCGCCTGCCATCCTGGAACCGTTCAACACGTGGAACACGCTCGCATCCAGGATTGACTACTAG
- a CDS encoding FAD binding domain-containing protein yields MDMNTIEAVVRTSDPADWRDGDAWLAGGTVLFSYGSFAFGREPLRRLLDLGATGWPAVTVSDAGIDLAATCTIAELYAVPESDAGRARAAAWPGLELIRPCCDSFVASFKVWNMSTVGGNLCTSLPAGPMISLCAALDGTATVLGPGGTRREVPVRDFVTGDARNCLAPGELLRSVHLPASALASRVAFRRLSLSNLGRSGVLLIGRQGRAEDGADGALVLTVTAATKRPVQLRLPAGADDAGTGAELDAAIPDGLYHDDIHGLPAWRKDMTYRLAEEIRAELAAPAGTAPARVSGDFWPPRRASAQASQQEGA; encoded by the coding sequence ATGGACATGAACACCATCGAGGCCGTGGTCCGCACCTCGGATCCGGCCGACTGGCGCGACGGCGACGCCTGGCTGGCCGGCGGCACGGTCCTGTTTTCCTACGGCAGCTTCGCCTTTGGCCGCGAACCCCTCCGGCGGCTCCTGGACCTCGGCGCCACCGGCTGGCCGGCGGTCACCGTGTCCGACGCCGGAATCGACCTCGCGGCCACGTGCACCATCGCCGAACTCTATGCGGTGCCGGAATCGGACGCCGGCCGGGCCCGTGCGGCTGCGTGGCCCGGGCTGGAGCTGATCCGGCCATGCTGCGATTCGTTCGTGGCATCCTTCAAGGTCTGGAACATGTCCACCGTGGGCGGCAACCTCTGCACGTCCCTGCCGGCCGGGCCCATGATCTCGCTCTGTGCCGCCCTCGACGGCACGGCCACGGTGCTCGGCCCGGGCGGCACCCGCCGCGAGGTCCCCGTGCGCGACTTTGTCACGGGCGACGCGCGCAACTGCCTCGCTCCCGGCGAGCTGCTCCGCAGCGTCCACCTCCCGGCGTCGGCCCTTGCCTCCCGGGTGGCGTTCCGCCGGCTCTCGCTGAGCAACCTGGGCCGCTCCGGCGTGCTGCTGATCGGACGGCAGGGGCGTGCAGAAGATGGCGCCGACGGTGCGCTGGTCCTGACCGTCACCGCCGCCACCAAGCGGCCCGTGCAGCTGCGCCTGCCTGCCGGCGCGGACGACGCCGGCACAGGTGCCGAGCTCGACGCCGCCATCCCGGACGGGCTCTACCACGATGACATCCACGGCCTGCCCGCCTGGCGCAAGGACATGACCTACCGGCTGGCCGAGGAAATCCGCGCCGAACTGGCCGCGCCGGCCGGCACGGCACCGGCACGCGTTTCCGGTGACTTCTGGCCTCCGCGGCGCGCGTCAGCGCAGGCTTCGCAGCAGGAAGGGGCCTGA
- a CDS encoding XdhC family protein — MLELMPSLRDWQPAVTGRRCAVATVVGAGGSVPRPVGTSMLVSEAGDVLGSLSGGCIEGAVVAAAMEVIDDGGARRESFGYSPEDAFAVGLTCGGELDIHIELLDDALTVVEAVTPAAGVALIRRVDVRRPDGRLPEGGGAVVIADPAGYEIEQSGAMAALLGVAGDGDRALLLAAAAQLTPLLRNGTTGVVRLAADAGCFGGPADEPVTLLVESRLPPPRLLVFGANDFGAALVPAAKLLGYHVTLCDARPAFARQERFALADDVVTDWPHRYLAAEAAAGRLDARTVVCVLTHDPKFDVPLLETALRLDLAYVGAMGSRRSHGQRLASLLAAGVAPEEAGRLHSPIGLDLGAVTPAEVAVSITAEIVAGRTRSARGLSLKDGSGPIHQVAGTAAAPQQPTRQHRIPQDRIPHRSTPQHQEMSWT; from the coding sequence ATGTTGGAGCTGATGCCCTCGCTCAGGGACTGGCAGCCGGCAGTCACCGGCAGGCGCTGCGCGGTGGCAACCGTGGTGGGCGCCGGCGGTTCCGTGCCGCGTCCGGTGGGAACCTCCATGCTGGTCTCCGAAGCCGGCGATGTCCTGGGCAGCCTCTCCGGCGGCTGCATCGAAGGTGCCGTCGTGGCGGCGGCCATGGAGGTGATCGACGACGGCGGCGCGCGCCGCGAGTCCTTCGGCTACAGTCCCGAGGACGCGTTCGCCGTCGGGCTCACCTGCGGGGGCGAACTCGACATCCACATCGAACTGCTGGACGACGCCCTGACCGTGGTGGAGGCCGTGACTCCCGCCGCGGGCGTGGCGCTCATCCGGCGGGTGGATGTCCGCCGGCCGGATGGCCGCCTGCCCGAAGGCGGCGGCGCCGTCGTCATTGCCGATCCTGCCGGCTACGAGATCGAACAGTCCGGGGCCATGGCCGCGTTACTGGGAGTCGCCGGGGACGGGGACCGCGCCCTGCTGCTGGCGGCGGCCGCACAGCTGACGCCGCTGCTGCGCAACGGGACCACCGGTGTGGTGAGGTTGGCGGCGGACGCCGGATGCTTCGGCGGCCCGGCTGATGAGCCCGTCACCCTGCTGGTCGAGAGCCGGCTTCCGCCGCCACGCCTGCTGGTCTTCGGGGCCAACGACTTCGGAGCGGCCCTGGTGCCGGCCGCCAAGCTGCTCGGCTACCACGTGACCCTGTGCGATGCGCGGCCGGCCTTCGCCCGGCAGGAGCGCTTCGCCCTGGCCGATGACGTGGTCACGGACTGGCCGCACCGGTACCTGGCTGCCGAAGCCGCGGCGGGCCGCCTCGATGCCCGGACCGTTGTTTGTGTGCTCACCCACGATCCCAAGTTCGATGTTCCGCTGCTGGAGACGGCGCTGCGCCTGGACCTGGCGTATGTCGGGGCCATGGGATCGCGGCGCAGCCACGGGCAGCGGCTGGCGTCCCTGCTCGCTGCAGGCGTGGCGCCGGAGGAAGCGGGGCGGCTGCATTCGCCGATCGGACTGGATCTGGGGGCGGTCACCCCGGCCGAGGTGGCCGTCTCCATCACCGCGGAGATCGTGGCCGGCCGGACCCGGTCCGCCCGCGGCCTGTCCCTTAAGGACGGGAGCGGTCCTATCCACCAGGTGGCCGGGACGGCTGCCGCCCCGCAGCAGCCCACCCGGCAGCACCGCATTCCGCAAGACCGCATTCCGCACCGCTCCACCCCGCAACACCAGGAGATGTCATGGACATGA
- the pucL gene encoding factor-independent urate hydroxylase, with protein MNNKIILGQNQYGKAEVRVVKITRNTARHEIEDLNVTSQLRGDFAAAHLEGDNSHVVATDTQKNTIYAFARDGIGSPEAFLLRLGQHFTSSFDWVTGGRWEAESYNWDRIQAHGAAHDHSFVRSGQEVRTAVLVRDGADQHLISGLKDLTVLKSTQSGFVGYPRDKYTTLPETTDRILATDVSARWRFKTGTDFTAVDFNKSYEDVKSLLLEGFTENYSHALQQTLFDMGAKVLEAHGEIDEIKFSMPNKHHFLVDLSPFGLDNPNEVFFAADRPYGLIEATVQREDAAPADIAWSGIAGFC; from the coding sequence ATGAACAACAAGATCATCCTCGGACAGAACCAGTACGGTAAAGCCGAAGTCCGCGTCGTCAAGATCACCCGCAACACGGCACGCCACGAGATCGAAGACCTGAACGTCACCTCGCAGCTCCGCGGCGACTTCGCCGCTGCCCACCTGGAGGGCGACAACAGCCACGTCGTGGCCACGGACACGCAGAAGAACACCATCTACGCCTTCGCCCGGGACGGCATCGGCTCCCCCGAGGCCTTCCTGCTCCGGCTGGGCCAGCACTTCACCTCAAGCTTCGACTGGGTGACCGGCGGCCGCTGGGAAGCCGAGTCCTACAACTGGGACCGCATCCAGGCCCACGGCGCAGCCCACGACCACTCCTTCGTGCGCAGCGGCCAGGAAGTCCGGACCGCCGTGCTGGTCCGCGACGGCGCGGACCAGCACCTCATCTCCGGGCTGAAGGACCTCACTGTCCTCAAATCCACGCAGTCCGGCTTCGTCGGCTACCCGCGGGATAAGTACACCACCCTGCCCGAGACCACGGACCGGATCCTTGCGACGGACGTTTCCGCCCGCTGGCGCTTCAAGACCGGCACCGACTTCACCGCCGTCGACTTCAACAAGAGCTACGAGGACGTCAAGAGCCTGCTGCTGGAAGGCTTCACCGAGAACTACTCCCACGCCCTGCAGCAGACCCTCTTCGACATGGGTGCCAAGGTCCTCGAAGCCCACGGCGAGATCGACGAGATCAAGTTCTCGATGCCCAACAAGCACCACTTCCTGGTGGACCTGTCCCCCTTCGGCCTCGACAACCCCAACGAGGTCTTTTTCGCCGCGGACCGGCCCTACGGCCTGATCGAGGCCACGGTCCAGCGCGAGGACGCCGCACCGGCCGACATTGCCTGGAGCGGCATCGCAGGTTTCTGCTAG
- a CDS encoding NCS1 family nucleobase:cation symporter-1, whose product MQTTPMTGVDPAAETAAELNKATHPSMGVDALCDAASAASGRTISPTLYNIDLAPTKREGRRWTSYSIFTLWANDVHSLGNYAFAIGLFALGLGGWQILLALGIGAVLLFGLLSFSGFMGVKTGVPFPVMSRISFGIRGAQIASLLRGAVAVAWFGIQTYLASVVLRVMLVAMIPSLRDLDSNAVLGLSTLGWAAFVFLWIVQLVIVSFGMEMIRKYEAFAGPIILVTMATMAIWIFVQAGGSIAWSSNHALEGIDMWRTIFAGGALWVSIYGTFVLNFCDFTRSAVSKKAVVRGNFWGIPINMLLFGAIVVVMAGGQFKINGTIIKSPSDIVQTIPNTLFLVLACLALLILTIAVNLMANFVAPVYALTNLFPKHLNFRRAAWVSGTIGLIILPWNLYNNPIVIVYFLGGLGALLGPLFGVVMADYWLLRRGKVNVLELYTEDPAGAYQYKKGFNARAIIALVPAACVALLVAFVPALEAVAPFAWFVAAGIAAAIYYAISDRSQRFDDIDGEAIAVASTH is encoded by the coding sequence ATGCAGACGACCCCGATGACCGGCGTCGACCCGGCAGCCGAGACCGCAGCTGAATTGAACAAAGCCACCCACCCTTCCATGGGTGTCGACGCGCTTTGCGATGCAGCCAGCGCCGCCTCCGGCCGGACGATCAGCCCCACCCTCTACAACATTGACCTCGCTCCGACGAAGCGGGAAGGCCGCCGCTGGACGAGCTACAGCATCTTCACCCTCTGGGCCAACGACGTCCACAGCCTTGGAAACTACGCCTTCGCCATCGGACTCTTCGCCCTCGGGCTCGGCGGCTGGCAGATCCTGCTGGCCCTGGGCATCGGAGCCGTCCTGCTGTTCGGGCTGCTCAGCTTCTCCGGCTTCATGGGCGTCAAGACCGGTGTCCCTTTCCCCGTCATGAGCCGGATCAGCTTCGGTATCCGGGGAGCCCAGATCGCCAGCCTCCTGCGCGGCGCGGTGGCCGTGGCATGGTTCGGCATCCAGACCTACCTGGCGTCGGTGGTGCTTCGCGTCATGCTCGTCGCCATGATTCCCTCGCTCCGGGACCTGGACTCCAACGCCGTTCTTGGCCTCTCCACGCTCGGCTGGGCAGCGTTCGTGTTCCTCTGGATCGTGCAGCTGGTCATCGTGAGTTTCGGCATGGAAATGATCCGCAAGTACGAGGCGTTCGCCGGGCCCATCATCCTGGTCACGATGGCCACCATGGCTATCTGGATCTTCGTCCAGGCTGGCGGCTCCATCGCTTGGTCCTCGAACCACGCCCTCGAAGGTATCGACATGTGGCGCACCATCTTTGCCGGCGGTGCCCTGTGGGTGTCCATCTACGGAACGTTCGTCTTGAACTTCTGTGACTTCACCCGGTCGGCCGTCTCCAAGAAAGCGGTGGTGCGGGGCAACTTCTGGGGTATCCCCATCAACATGCTCCTCTTCGGCGCAATCGTAGTGGTCATGGCCGGCGGCCAGTTCAAGATCAACGGCACCATCATCAAGAGCCCGTCGGACATCGTCCAGACCATCCCGAATACCCTGTTCCTTGTCCTGGCCTGCCTTGCCCTGCTGATCCTGACCATCGCCGTGAACTTGATGGCGAACTTTGTGGCTCCCGTCTACGCCCTGACCAACCTCTTCCCGAAGCACCTGAACTTCCGCAGGGCCGCCTGGGTCAGCGGCACGATCGGCCTCATCATCCTGCCGTGGAACCTGTACAACAATCCGATCGTGATTGTGTACTTCCTGGGCGGACTCGGAGCGCTCCTTGGTCCGCTGTTCGGCGTCGTCATGGCCGACTACTGGCTGCTGCGCCGCGGCAAGGTCAACGTGCTTGAGCTGTACACCGAGGACCCCGCGGGTGCCTACCAGTACAAGAAGGGCTTCAACGCCAGGGCGATCATCGCGCTGGTGCCCGCCGCCTGCGTTGCCCTCCTGGTTGCCTTTGTTCCGGCGTTGGAAGCCGTCGCCCCGTTCGCGTGGTTTGTCGCGGCCGGAATCGCCGCGGCGATCTACTACGCCATCTCAGACCGCTCCCAGCGGTTCGACGACATCGACGGCGAGGCGATCGCCGTCGCCAGCACCCACTGA
- a CDS encoding NCS2 family permease, translating into MTILDTTPDGRQQAAAPEPPQPSNAFLDRFFEITKRGSTVAREVRGGLVTFFTMAYIVILNPLILGGFSADNAPTDVAGGWLSAAQVGAVTGLTAGVMTILFGLIANLPFGLAAGLGINSFLAVAVIHEVTWAEAMGLVVINGILIVLFGVTGARTAIFRAVPKELKAAITVGIGLFIAFIGFVDSGFVRATTAGPPVQLGDNGSITSVPTMVFIFGLLVMGILVARKVQGGLLIGIVATTALAAVVEAVMKLGPGSESNPGGWHLNTPVLSGRLVSAPDLGLVGQFDLFGAFGRIGGLAATMLIFTLVFTNFFDAMGTMTGLAKSAGVAHKDGTFPRLKPAFIVEGLGAVAGGATSGSSNTVYIDSAAGIGEGARTGLASVVTGVLFLGSMFLTPLTSVVPLEVAAAALVVVGAMMMAQIREIKFSKFSVALPAFLTIVTMPLSYSIANGIGVGFISWAVISACSGKAKKVHPLMWVVTAGFLVYFARGPINALLGA; encoded by the coding sequence ATGACAATCCTGGACACCACTCCCGACGGCCGGCAGCAGGCGGCGGCCCCCGAGCCGCCGCAGCCGTCGAATGCCTTCCTGGACCGGTTCTTCGAAATTACCAAGCGCGGTTCCACTGTGGCCCGCGAGGTGCGTGGCGGCCTGGTCACCTTCTTCACCATGGCTTACATCGTCATCCTGAACCCCTTGATCCTTGGCGGGTTCAGCGCAGACAATGCCCCCACCGACGTCGCCGGCGGCTGGCTGTCCGCTGCGCAGGTCGGCGCTGTCACAGGTCTCACCGCCGGCGTCATGACCATCCTGTTTGGCTTGATCGCCAACCTCCCCTTCGGGCTGGCGGCAGGTTTGGGCATCAACTCCTTCCTCGCTGTGGCCGTGATCCACGAGGTCACGTGGGCCGAGGCCATGGGGCTGGTGGTGATCAACGGCATCCTGATCGTCCTCTTCGGTGTCACCGGCGCCCGGACGGCGATCTTCCGGGCCGTGCCGAAAGAGCTGAAGGCCGCCATTACCGTGGGCATCGGTCTGTTCATCGCCTTCATCGGCTTCGTGGACTCCGGCTTTGTCCGGGCCACCACCGCAGGGCCCCCGGTCCAGTTGGGCGACAACGGTTCCATCACGTCGGTGCCCACCATGGTGTTCATCTTCGGCCTGCTGGTCATGGGTATTCTCGTGGCCCGCAAGGTCCAGGGCGGGCTGCTGATCGGCATCGTGGCCACCACAGCGCTGGCCGCGGTAGTCGAGGCGGTCATGAAACTCGGTCCCGGCAGCGAGAGCAACCCCGGCGGCTGGCACCTCAACACCCCGGTTCTCTCGGGGCGGTTGGTTTCGGCCCCGGATCTGGGCCTGGTAGGCCAGTTTGACCTGTTTGGTGCCTTCGGCCGGATCGGCGGGCTGGCCGCGACGATGCTCATTTTCACTCTGGTGTTCACCAACTTCTTTGACGCCATGGGCACCATGACCGGCCTGGCGAAGAGCGCTGGTGTGGCACACAAGGACGGCACGTTCCCGCGGCTGAAGCCTGCCTTCATCGTCGAGGGCCTGGGGGCCGTGGCCGGCGGCGCCACCTCAGGATCATCCAACACGGTGTACATCGATTCCGCTGCCGGCATCGGGGAGGGAGCCCGCACCGGGCTGGCCTCCGTGGTCACCGGAGTGCTGTTCCTGGGCTCGATGTTCCTGACACCTCTGACCTCCGTGGTGCCCCTGGAAGTCGCTGCTGCCGCCCTGGTTGTGGTCGGCGCCATGATGATGGCCCAGATCCGCGAGATCAAGTTCAGCAAGTTTTCCGTCGCGCTGCCGGCCTTCCTGACTATCGTCACCATGCCGTTGAGCTACTCCATCGCCAACGGAATCGGCGTCGGCTTCATCTCCTGGGCGGTCATCAGTGCCTGTTCCGGCAAGGCCAAGAAGGTGCATCCGCTCATGTGGGTGGTCACTGCCGGCTTCCTGGTGTACTTCGCCCGCGGACCGATCAACGCGCTGCTGGGCGCGTAG
- a CDS encoding 8-oxoguanine deaminase: MPAQPSASRLWIRNPLAAFTANNLDASGGIVVSGGVITEVLAAGQQPSAPCQETFDAGSHVLLPGLINTHHHFYQTLTRAWGPVANAPLFPWLQQLYPVWARLTPRDLELAATAALAELLLSGCTTAADHHYLFPAGLEEAIDIEVRAVRQLGMRATLTRGSMTLGEADGGLPPQSTVQPAELILADSERLIGEYHERGDGAVIQIALAPCSPFSVTREIMAESAAMAERHDVRLHTHLAETLDEEEFCRERFGLRTVDYLDSVGWLGARTWLGHGIHFSDAEIAALGAAGTGVAHCPTSNMRLASGTARVLELEDAGVPVGLGVDGSASNDASNMILEVRQALYLQRLRYGAQVPVERALGWATRGSAAVLGRPDLGQLAPGMQADLALFRLDELRFSGSHDPLAALVLCGADRADRVMVGGEWRVVDGQIPGLDVAGLIAEHSAAARKLVAG, from the coding sequence ATGCCGGCACAGCCCTCCGCCTCCCGCCTCTGGATCCGCAACCCCCTCGCCGCCTTCACCGCCAACAACCTCGACGCCTCGGGCGGAATCGTGGTCAGCGGCGGGGTCATCACCGAGGTCCTGGCCGCCGGCCAGCAGCCGTCGGCCCCCTGCCAGGAGACGTTCGACGCCGGCAGTCACGTCCTGCTGCCCGGCCTCATCAACACGCACCACCACTTCTACCAGACCCTCACGCGCGCCTGGGGTCCCGTGGCCAACGCCCCGCTGTTCCCCTGGCTGCAGCAGCTCTACCCCGTCTGGGCACGGCTCACGCCCCGCGACCTGGAACTGGCCGCCACGGCCGCCCTCGCCGAACTCCTGCTCTCCGGCTGCACCACGGCCGCGGACCACCACTACCTCTTCCCGGCCGGCCTGGAAGAGGCGATCGACATTGAGGTCCGCGCGGTCCGGCAGCTGGGGATGCGGGCCACCCTCACCCGCGGGTCCATGACGCTCGGGGAGGCCGACGGCGGCCTGCCGCCGCAGTCCACGGTCCAGCCGGCGGAGCTCATCCTGGCGGACAGCGAGCGGCTCATCGGCGAATACCATGAGCGCGGCGACGGAGCGGTCATCCAGATCGCGCTGGCTCCGTGCTCGCCGTTTTCCGTGACGCGGGAAATCATGGCCGAGAGCGCCGCCATGGCCGAACGCCACGATGTCCGGCTGCATACGCACCTCGCCGAGACGCTGGACGAGGAGGAGTTCTGCCGGGAGAGGTTCGGACTGCGTACGGTGGACTATCTGGACAGCGTCGGGTGGCTGGGCGCCAGGACCTGGCTGGGCCACGGCATCCACTTCAGCGACGCCGAGATTGCCGCGCTGGGGGCCGCGGGAACCGGCGTCGCGCACTGCCCCACGTCCAATATGCGGCTGGCATCGGGCACGGCCAGGGTGCTGGAACTGGAGGACGCGGGCGTCCCGGTGGGACTGGGCGTGGACGGTTCGGCGTCGAACGATGCCTCGAACATGATCCTGGAGGTGCGGCAGGCACTGTACCTGCAGCGGCTGCGCTACGGTGCGCAGGTCCCGGTGGAACGCGCACTGGGCTGGGCCACACGCGGTTCCGCCGCAGTCCTCGGCCGGCCGGACCTGGGCCAGCTGGCGCCGGGGATGCAGGCGGACCTGGCCCTCTTCCGGCTCGATGAGCTGCGGTTCTCCGGCAGCCACGACCCCCTCGCAGCCCTCGTGCTGTGCGGCGCGGACCGGGCCGACCGGGTCATGGTGGGCGGCGAGTGGCGCGTGGTCGACGGGCAGATCCCGGGCCTGGACGTCGCCGGGCTCATTGCGGAGCATTCCGCAGCGGCACGGAAGCTGGTCGCCGGATAG